The sequence below is a genomic window from Chroococcidiopsis sp. TS-821.
AGCAAAAACTCCAGATCTTATAATTTCGTGTTAGAATCGCGTACCTTTATTCGGTAATTTTACAATTACCGCAAGCAAGATACGAGTTGATTTGTCAACTTACTTTACGATTCTTTACTTATTCTAATCATATTTGTACTACTAAACGTCATTTTGTGACAATATCCTTGACAGAATTTAATCTTTAGTTAAACTTGACAAAAAAAATGCATAATTAAGGAAATTTAGCAACTATCGTTTGATATAGACTAAATTTACCGCGCTGATACTAACCTGGTAGCTAAAATAAAAATGAGATTTACAGCTGCTAAATATATAAATAGTTACGATGTTTAACATTGATTTGACTCTCAAAAATACACCCTTTCCTCTTTCTGTACAACGTAAGGTTACTGAAGATGCAGAAGCTGTTTATCAGCAACTGTTACAAGCTATGCGCTCTAATAGCACCGAAGTTATAGAATTGCACTGTGAGGGTCAGACAGAAAAAAAAATCGCTGTACGAGCGAGTGACATTTCTAGTATTCAGATGTCTCAAAAAACAGGTGCAGCGGCTAGCGGTAGACCTCCTGGCTTCTTTGCACTAGCAGAATAAACTTAAAAGTTGGTGGTTATATGGCTAATTTTGCCATTCAGGTGCGCGACTTATGTTTTAGTTGGTCTAACGGCGCAGATGTCTTAAAATCATGCACCTTGGAAGTTCCACAGGGCGAATTTTGGATGCTGTTAGGCACTAACGGTAGTGGTAAATCAACGCTACTAAAACTTTTAGCGGGTTTATTAACGCCTACGTCTGGCGATCGCAAAATCTTAACACCTGTAGGTTTTGTCTTTCAAAATCCTGACCACCAACTTGTCATGCCAACTGTTGGCGCTGATGTAGCTTTTGGATTAGTAGAAGAAAAGTTATCGCCAACTCAAGTACGTCATCGCGTCGCCGAAGCACTAGCAGCAGTTAATCTTCTAGAGTTACAGCGCAGACCAATTTATGCATTGAGTGGAGGACAAAAACAACGAGTCGCGATCGCCGGTGCGATCGCGCGGCAAAGCGAAGTGCTATTGTTAGATGAACCCACTGCACTCCTCGATCCAGATAGTCAGCTTGATTTAGTTGCACAAGTAAGACGGTTAGTCAAAAGCCGTAATTTAACAGCTTTGTGGGTAACGCACCGTTTAGATGAACTCGATTATTGCGATGGGGCGTTTCTCCTAGAGAAAGGCTGCGTAGTAGACCGTGGCGATCCTCAGCAACTTAAACAGCGTTTGATGCAAGTAGAATTAGCATCCTAGTTGCACAAAGTAAAAGCTCAAAGAATTCTGTGTTGTCAATATTTTGTATTTACAGTCAACACAGTCCAAGCCTTGTACTAGGCTAAAAATTATTCAATTGCGGGATAGCTGAGCATTTCTCTAGCTTTCATAACTAGAAACACACAAGTCTGCAACGCGCTTTCTCTACGTATATCTATCAAAATGTTATAGCATATACCTCGATTACTATTAAGATATGAATAAATAATGTTAACTTTAGCAATACTTGCTGGTCATCATGCCCCGTTCCTTACCACAAGCCGTTCTCTTAGTTGACGGCTATAATATAATTGGCGCTTGGCCCTGTCTCAAAAAAATAAGAGACACCGATGGGCTAGAAGCATCGCGTTGGCAGTTAATCGAAGACTTAACAAATTACAGCGCATATCAAGGCTATATTACTCAAGTTGTCTTTGATGCCCATTATCAAGATACTTGTAGCAACTACGAAGCTGTTACAGAAAATTTGTCCGTCTACTACACGAGCTTTGGTGAAACTGCTGATACATACATTGAAAAAGTGTGTGCAGGGTTTCGACCATATTTACGTGGTGTTGTACCTAATGTAACTACAAGCAAAAATAGTAAACTACCACCAATCTACTCTCGCATTTCACGAATCATTGTCGCTACATCCGATAGAGCGCAGCAGTTGACAGTGGTAGGTTATGGGGCAGAATGCTTGTCAGCAGCACAACTTAAGTTTGAGGTACAAACAACAGCTTGTAGAGTGCGTCGGGGAAAAACATCAGCTAGAAAACCTGCTAGCCGTTTTTTAGCAAACTCAATAGACACTAAGGCACGACAGCGTTTAGCAGAAATGAGAATGGGATTAAAAAAGACCTAAATGCAGCTTAATAGCTCAGCTAGCAGGGAGCTGACGTCATCCAACAGCAGCGAAGATTTTTTTTGCTAAAACACTTGCCAAATACAATCGTTTGCTATTAATATAGTAATTCGCAATCCTCAGTAGCTCAGTGGTAGAGCGGTCGGCTGTTAACCGATTGGTCGTAGGTTCGAATCCTACCTGGGGAGTTGAAAAGAACAAGTTAATACTGAGCATTACAGCGATTCACAAGTATTGCAAGCTAGTCGCAAATACATTAGGTTGTAAGCAAAACCAACAGTTTAACTAGAAAGTCAGATTGGTGGGCGTGTTACCTAAACTTGTACATCCAGGTAAACCGCTGTATAGAACAATAACCTAGATGGCGATCGCATTCACCCAGCGCATGTAAAGCGCAGCAAGTAGAGCAATTAATATATATAGGCACTAGCAGAGCTGATAGTACAAGAAGCATAGCGGCATCTAAATCTACCTAAGGCTCGATACTTTCCTAATAGCGAATGCGTGATAAATATATAAATTTAGTTATTGAGCTAAAAACTGCAACTACAGCATAGACATATAGCCATTCTATAGGTCTTGTGAAGTTTATTTAATGGAAGAACTCCGTACGCAAACCGCGGTCTTGGAAACTCTCCAATGGTGGAGAACATCCTTGTAAAACGATTTCTGCTATCTCTTCTAGCTTTTAATCCCAAGCTCTGACCCCTTCCTGCTATGGTAGCCATAATACGCTCTAAATTAGAAGCTAATCTATTCTCAATGCTTTACTAGGAGTTAAATTTATGCCTCTTAAAAAGATTAAGGATTTTG
It includes:
- a CDS encoding energy-coupling factor ABC transporter ATP-binding protein, coding for MANFAIQVRDLCFSWSNGADVLKSCTLEVPQGEFWMLLGTNGSGKSTLLKLLAGLLTPTSGDRKILTPVGFVFQNPDHQLVMPTVGADVAFGLVEEKLSPTQVRHRVAEALAAVNLLELQRRPIYALSGGQKQRVAIAGAIARQSEVLLLDEPTALLDPDSQLDLVAQVRRLVKSRNLTALWVTHRLDELDYCDGAFLLEKGCVVDRGDPQQLKQRLMQVELAS
- a CDS encoding NYN domain-containing protein; this translates as MPRSLPQAVLLVDGYNIIGAWPCLKKIRDTDGLEASRWQLIEDLTNYSAYQGYITQVVFDAHYQDTCSNYEAVTENLSVYYTSFGETADTYIEKVCAGFRPYLRGVVPNVTTSKNSKLPPIYSRISRIIVATSDRAQQLTVVGYGAECLSAAQLKFEVQTTACRVRRGKTSARKPASRFLANSIDTKARQRLAEMRMGLKKT